In Blastopirellula sediminis, the following proteins share a genomic window:
- a CDS encoding MBL fold metallo-hydrolase: MQLHCLGVSGYHPSQTRQTACFMLPEIGVVFDAGTGFHRVRSRIATPELDVFLSHAHLDHVIGVTFLFDTLYQKETKVRVHAEQPKIDAICQHLLSPLLFPVAPPCQFVPLKGEVALSGGGRLRWFPLKHPGGSVGYRIDLADRSMAYVTDTTAALNADYIEQIRGVDLLLHECYFPDGLDEFALKTGHSCVTPVAQVAKAAGVGRLVLTHVNPLDDIDDPIGLGIAQKIFPETVLAEDEMVIEF; the protein is encoded by the coding sequence ATGCAACTTCATTGTCTCGGCGTTTCCGGCTATCACCCAAGCCAGACCCGACAAACCGCCTGTTTTATGTTGCCGGAGATCGGCGTCGTCTTTGACGCCGGGACAGGCTTCCATCGCGTGCGCAGCCGGATCGCTACCCCTGAGTTGGACGTCTTTCTGTCGCACGCTCATCTCGACCACGTGATCGGCGTGACGTTTCTCTTCGATACGCTCTACCAGAAAGAAACGAAGGTCCGCGTCCATGCCGAGCAGCCGAAGATCGACGCGATCTGTCAGCACTTGCTGTCGCCGCTCCTCTTTCCGGTCGCGCCACCGTGTCAGTTCGTGCCGCTCAAGGGAGAAGTCGCACTTTCCGGCGGAGGACGACTTCGTTGGTTTCCGCTAAAACATCCCGGCGGCAGCGTCGGCTATCGAATTGACCTGGCCGATCGCTCGATGGCCTACGTCACCGACACCACCGCCGCGCTCAACGCCGACTACATTGAACAGATCCGCGGGGTCGATCTGCTGCTGCACGAATGTTATTTCCCCGATGGCCTCGACGAGTTTGCGCTAAAGACCGGCCATAGCTGCGTCACGCCGGTCGCGCAGGTCGCCAAAGCGGCCGGAGTCGGACGTTTGGTACTGACCCACGTCAATCCGCTCGACGATATCGACGACCCGATTGGCCTCGGAATCGCCCAGAAGATCTTCCCCGAGACGGTGCTGGCGGAAGACGAAATGGTGATCGAGTTCTAG
- a CDS encoding flavin-containing monooxygenase: MIGAGPSGLTVLKNLLQFGVQCHALEREEDLGGNWSFGKESSSVYQSTHLISSKRMTAYEEFPMPESFSSYPSHQEALQYLCSYAREFDLYSHIQFRTTVNHIASVGSDAWEVHVAGESEPRKYAGVIIANGHHWDPLLPEIPGDFAGETMHARQFKFSEQLRGKRVLVIGAGNTGCDIAVEAAIHAESAAISMRRGYHFVPKFIRGKPSDVVGDRVRSWPIPQAWKRWIVRQSIAFALGRPEKYGLPHPDHDIFATHPIINSQLPYYVGHGRVQVFPDVKKFDGREVVFADDRRQEFDLVIFATGYKLSFPFIDLEELHPQNGTPRLFLHAFHPDRDNIYVAGMIQPNSGQWPLTELQAKIMARFIAAQTTNPEIASWFRALKHSSGLGLPHRQEYVASPRHLLEVDYYAYRERLRKIVSRMDAVKPLNAQH, from the coding sequence GTGATTGGCGCAGGCCCGTCTGGACTGACGGTCCTCAAAAATCTTTTGCAATTTGGAGTGCAATGTCACGCGCTGGAACGTGAGGAAGACCTAGGGGGAAACTGGAGCTTCGGAAAGGAGTCGAGCAGCGTTTACCAATCGACTCATCTCATCTCTTCCAAGCGGATGACCGCTTATGAAGAATTCCCGATGCCGGAGTCGTTTTCGTCCTACCCGAGTCATCAAGAAGCGCTGCAGTATTTGTGCAGTTATGCGCGCGAGTTTGATCTTTATTCGCACATTCAATTCCGCACTACGGTAAACCACATCGCTTCCGTTGGCTCGGACGCCTGGGAAGTGCACGTCGCAGGCGAGTCGGAGCCCCGAAAATACGCCGGAGTCATCATTGCCAACGGCCATCACTGGGATCCGCTTTTGCCAGAAATCCCCGGCGATTTCGCCGGCGAGACGATGCACGCTCGCCAGTTCAAGTTCAGCGAGCAGCTCCGCGGCAAGCGCGTACTTGTGATCGGCGCAGGCAATACCGGCTGCGATATCGCCGTTGAAGCGGCGATTCATGCCGAGTCGGCCGCGATCAGCATGCGGCGCGGCTATCACTTCGTTCCGAAGTTCATTCGCGGCAAACCATCAGATGTGGTCGGCGATCGCGTTCGCTCGTGGCCGATTCCTCAAGCGTGGAAACGCTGGATCGTGCGGCAATCCATCGCGTTTGCGCTGGGACGTCCCGAGAAATACGGACTCCCCCACCCTGACCACGATATCTTTGCGACCCATCCGATCATCAATTCGCAGCTTCCTTATTATGTCGGGCATGGCCGCGTCCAGGTCTTTCCCGACGTGAAGAAGTTCGACGGTCGGGAAGTTGTCTTCGCGGACGATCGCCGCCAAGAGTTTGACCTGGTGATCTTTGCGACTGGCTATAAGTTGTCGTTTCCGTTTATTGATTTGGAGGAACTGCATCCGCAAAACGGGACGCCGCGACTCTTTTTGCACGCGTTTCATCCCGATCGAGACAATATATATGTCGCCGGGATGATCCAGCCGAACAGCGGCCAGTGGCCATTGACCGAACTACAGGCCAAGATCATGGCCCGCTTCATCGCCGCGCAGACGACCAATCCGGAAATCGCCAGTTGGTTTCGGGCGCTGAAGCATTCCAGCGGCCTGGGACTTCCTCACCGGCAGGAATATGTCGCCTCGCCGCGGCACTTGTTGGAAGTTGACTACTACGCCTATCGCGAGAGGCTCAGAAAGATTGTCAGCCGCATGGATGCGGTCAAGCCGTTGAACGCGCAACACTAA
- a CDS encoding tetratricopeptide repeat protein, whose product MNDETLQRANLLMQHNRFDLAIEAYRQVLADSPEHAVAHASLGWCLTKCGRLDAGESHILQAVQLSPDKDYVHQIHGLHLIQRQHYAEAEAAIARALEIQPEYAPYYALLASTLSSQGKFAAAVAAAQQGISLSPSNVPCVIEKLLAQIDLNDFPAVEETIQLALRLAPESSVPHAAQGYVLLNQKEFASAADAFREALRLEPQMLWARNGLAQCLKERFPWYAKAAGFRLLTLSKHALRWYVMFAAIAIYGLVRYALAAPPKPAYFLELPLLIFFTTVFLTFSIEPLAVWLLAFDREGKHLLLPQQIRFASAVVGLLSLAILFWIAGFVAFLGQISYDAWPLYMMAFSVASPIPPLSKAFECEFGGASDSIWSVIGIAVVAGLICFSLAAWSLLGSFPLDANYYTCLGLVIVNMATLGASVLMPLTRFPQGKAK is encoded by the coding sequence ATGAACGACGAAACTCTGCAGCGGGCCAACTTGTTGATGCAGCACAATCGCTTCGATTTGGCGATTGAAGCCTATCGCCAGGTTTTGGCCGATTCGCCGGAACATGCTGTCGCGCACGCATCGCTCGGTTGGTGTCTGACGAAATGCGGGCGACTGGACGCGGGAGAATCCCACATTCTGCAAGCGGTCCAACTCTCGCCCGATAAAGACTACGTTCATCAGATCCATGGTCTCCACCTGATTCAGCGTCAGCATTATGCGGAAGCGGAAGCGGCAATCGCACGAGCGCTCGAGATTCAGCCGGAATACGCGCCATACTACGCGCTGTTGGCCAGCACGTTGAGCAGCCAGGGGAAGTTCGCCGCCGCGGTCGCTGCGGCGCAGCAAGGGATCTCCCTATCGCCTTCGAACGTTCCCTGCGTAATCGAAAAGCTGCTGGCGCAAATCGACCTGAACGATTTCCCTGCGGTCGAAGAGACGATTCAATTGGCGCTGCGGCTCGCCCCGGAGAGTTCGGTCCCCCATGCGGCGCAAGGTTATGTGCTGCTCAACCAGAAAGAGTTTGCGTCGGCGGCCGACGCGTTCCGCGAAGCGCTGCGACTCGAACCGCAAATGCTCTGGGCACGCAACGGGCTGGCGCAATGCCTCAAGGAACGCTTTCCCTGGTACGCCAAAGCGGCCGGCTTTCGACTTCTGACGCTTTCTAAGCACGCGTTGCGATGGTATGTGATGTTTGCGGCGATCGCGATCTACGGACTCGTGCGTTACGCACTGGCCGCACCGCCGAAGCCCGCCTACTTTCTGGAACTGCCGCTGCTGATCTTCTTTACGACGGTGTTTCTTACCTTTTCGATTGAACCGCTCGCGGTCTGGTTGCTCGCCTTTGATCGAGAAGGCAAGCACTTGCTGCTGCCGCAGCAGATCCGCTTCGCCAGTGCGGTCGTCGGTTTGCTCTCGCTGGCGATTCTCTTTTGGATCGCTGGCTTCGTCGCCTTCCTGGGGCAGATTTCTTACGACGCGTGGCCCCTCTATATGATGGCGTTCAGCGTCGCTTCGCCGATTCCTCCCTTGTCGAAAGCATTCGAATGCGAATTTGGTGGGGCGTCGGATTCGATCTGGAGCGTGATCGGAATCGCCGTGGTCGCCGGTCTGATTTGCTTCAGCCTAGCCGCGTGGAGCTTATTGGGATCGTTTCCCCTCGATGCGAACTACTACACGTGCCTTGGGCTGGTCATCGTCAACATGGCCACGTTGGGCGCATCGGTCTTGATGCCGCTCACCCGTTTTCCGCAAGGAAAAGCAAAGTGA
- a CDS encoding sigma-70 family RNA polymerase sigma factor, giving the protein MSDETIQLLAALSRGETDAAEKLLPLVYNELKGIAARQMQRERADHTLQPTALVHEAYLKLIDQNRVEWQGRAHFCAIAANVMRRILVDYARQKNAAKRGAGAQKIAIDEDLTPDQTSRDVDLVALDDALERLTALNPRHARIVELRYFGGLTVEETAAALDVSPSTVKNDWRAAKAWLLTQLEEAE; this is encoded by the coding sequence GTGAGCGACGAAACCATTCAGCTGCTGGCGGCACTATCGCGCGGCGAGACCGACGCCGCCGAGAAGCTGTTGCCGCTTGTCTACAACGAACTGAAAGGGATCGCCGCGCGGCAGATGCAGCGCGAACGGGCCGATCATACGCTGCAGCCGACCGCCCTGGTGCATGAAGCCTATCTGAAGCTGATCGATCAGAACCGCGTCGAATGGCAAGGACGCGCTCACTTCTGTGCGATCGCCGCCAACGTCATGCGGCGGATCCTGGTCGATTACGCTCGCCAAAAGAACGCCGCCAAGCGAGGCGCCGGTGCCCAGAAGATCGCGATCGACGAAGACCTGACCCCCGATCAAACGTCGCGCGACGTCGACCTGGTGGCGCTCGACGATGCGCTGGAACGACTCACCGCGCTCAATCCGCGACACGCGCGGATCGTCGAACTCCGCTACTTTGGCGGATTGACCGTCGAGGAAACTGCCGCCGCGCTTGACGTCTCCCCTTCCACCGTCAAAAACGACTGGCGCGCCGCCAAAGCGTGGTTGCTGACGCAACTCGAAGAAGCGGAATAG
- a CDS encoding DUF1559 domain-containing protein, with amino-acid sequence MRRKGFTLVELLVVIAIIGILIGLLLPAVQQAREAARRMSCSNQLKQIGLATHNFHDTYKEFPYAVQDRQVGETTNTYVTGWIQIMPFLEADAIASRWDPKLTRNSTVDNDGDGWTNALLQKEIIPTYLCPSMELPSGALSEDRAPSSYQFCTGTPNIGDFHYAAAGSEPVFNGAIVPIKKADPAGAYYRDPTKFRDVVDGTSNTFLAGETDFKPAGMPSTSYGSIWSYGYLYGWGSTYYKLNNHAQTSTVYGAFRSEHPGGAMFTLVDGSVRFVAETIDVDTYDAYGTRSGSEVASLD; translated from the coding sequence ATGCGTCGCAAAGGTTTCACGTTAGTCGAATTGTTGGTGGTCATCGCCATCATCGGGATCTTGATTGGGCTTCTCTTGCCCGCAGTTCAGCAGGCCCGCGAAGCGGCTCGCCGGATGTCATGCAGCAACCAGCTGAAGCAAATCGGCCTGGCCACGCACAACTTCCATGACACCTACAAAGAATTCCCATACGCGGTCCAAGATCGCCAGGTAGGGGAAACGACCAATACTTACGTGACCGGCTGGATTCAGATCATGCCGTTTTTGGAAGCGGACGCGATCGCGAGTCGCTGGGATCCCAAGCTGACGCGTAACAGCACCGTCGATAACGACGGCGACGGCTGGACCAACGCACTGCTGCAAAAGGAAATCATCCCGACCTATCTTTGCCCCAGCATGGAGCTTCCCAGCGGCGCACTCTCGGAAGACCGCGCGCCGAGCAGCTACCAATTTTGCACTGGGACGCCGAATATTGGCGACTTCCATTACGCCGCTGCCGGCAGCGAACCAGTATTCAACGGCGCGATCGTGCCGATCAAAAAGGCCGACCCGGCCGGCGCCTACTATCGTGATCCCACCAAGTTCCGCGATGTCGTCGACGGCACTTCCAATACGTTTCTCGCCGGCGAAACCGACTTCAAACCGGCAGGCATGCCCTCCACCTCGTACGGTTCGATTTGGTCGTACGGATATCTGTATGGTTGGGGATCGACCTATTACAAGCTGAACAACCACGCCCAAACGAGCACCGTTTACGGTGCGTTCCGCAGCGAACATCCGGGCGGAGCGATGTTCACGCTGGTCGACGGATCGGTTCGCTTTGTCGCCGAAACGATCGATGTCGACACCTATGACGCCTATGGCACCCGGTCCGGCAGCGAAGTCGCCAGCCTGGACTAA
- a CDS encoding macro domain-containing protein, giving the protein MPFPLTLWLVHPDPAICEILLSRFDGLPGVSAQACRFENLPPHDCFVTAANSFGMMTAGIDAAVIAVHGEGLMKRIQSRILDEYLGEQPIGTALVVETELPDYPFIVHAPTMRVPGSIEGSDKVYAATFAALVAIYRHNVTSAKKIETVAFPAMGCGFGGVSHTEAGRQMAAAYRNYLEPPHRFDWDMVARRQKQICYDGNRQVVRG; this is encoded by the coding sequence ATGCCATTTCCATTAACTTTGTGGTTGGTTCATCCCGATCCTGCCATCTGCGAGATCCTGCTATCTCGTTTTGACGGTCTGCCCGGCGTTTCGGCGCAGGCCTGTCGCTTTGAAAATTTGCCGCCGCACGACTGCTTTGTGACCGCGGCCAACTCTTTCGGCATGATGACCGCCGGCATCGACGCCGCTGTAATCGCCGTTCACGGCGAAGGTCTGATGAAGCGAATTCAGTCGCGGATTCTCGACGAATATTTGGGGGAACAGCCGATCGGAACGGCGCTGGTCGTCGAGACCGAACTGCCAGATTATCCCTTCATTGTTCACGCTCCAACGATGCGCGTACCAGGCTCGATCGAAGGAAGCGACAAGGTCTATGCGGCGACATTCGCCGCGCTGGTCGCGATCTATCGCCACAACGTGACGAGTGCGAAGAAGATCGAAACGGTTGCGTTTCCCGCGATGGGCTGCGGTTTCGGCGGAGTCTCCCACACTGAAGCCGGACGCCAAATGGCCGCCGCTTACCGCAACTATCTTGAGCCCCCGCACCGCTTCGACTGGGACATGGTCGCACGGCGTCAAAAGCAGATTTGCTACGACGGCAATCGCCAGGTCGTCCGCGGGTAA
- a CDS encoding DUF1559 domain-containing protein — MLKFQKPFRRGFTLVELLVVIAIIGVLIALLLPAVQQAREAARRMQCTNNLKQLGLGLHNHHDTYKRFPPGAAQDQQPFGTDATATTNWGSSWLVYMLPFVEQSALYDNWQFYGSSGVFNDNNMGMISGLKMEGYLCPSSPLPELCTSKDSSITVAPWAVNYVGIAGADNGLIPGYTETRISNTSRGGNQSAGGMLYHNSKTRFADMVDGSSNTMAVSEHSNYLTNNSGTKVDWRASMPWGWAIGCKSSDSPPTLTVNSDNRTFNMTTIRYAINKTTGWADDEANTGVGNDGGASIPLNSAHPGGVNALLGDGSVRFIAETTALDTLARLATRDDGQVIGEF, encoded by the coding sequence ATGCTCAAGTTTCAAAAGCCATTTCGGCGGGGGTTTACCCTGGTCGAACTGCTGGTGGTCATTGCGATCATCGGCGTATTGATTGCCCTTTTGCTGCCGGCGGTACAGCAAGCCCGCGAAGCGGCTCGACGCATGCAGTGCACCAACAACCTGAAGCAACTCGGGCTTGGTTTGCACAATCACCATGACACCTACAAGCGATTTCCGCCGGGCGCCGCGCAAGATCAGCAGCCGTTTGGGACCGATGCGACCGCCACTACGAACTGGGGAAGCTCGTGGTTGGTCTACATGTTGCCGTTCGTCGAACAGAGCGCCCTGTACGATAACTGGCAGTTCTACGGCAGTTCCGGCGTCTTCAATGACAACAACATGGGGATGATCAGCGGTTTGAAGATGGAAGGCTATCTTTGCCCGTCGTCTCCGCTGCCGGAACTTTGCACCAGTAAAGATAGCTCGATTACCGTCGCCCCGTGGGCAGTCAACTACGTCGGCATCGCCGGCGCCGACAACGGTTTGATCCCGGGCTATACCGAAACCCGCATCTCCAACACGTCGCGCGGAGGAAACCAAAGCGCCGGCGGAATGCTGTATCACAACAGCAAGACCCGGTTTGCGGACATGGTTGACGGTTCCAGCAATACGATGGCCGTGAGCGAACACAGCAACTACCTGACCAACAATTCCGGCACGAAGGTCGACTGGCGAGCCAGCATGCCGTGGGGTTGGGCGATCGGCTGCAAGAGCTCCGACTCTCCGCCGACCTTGACGGTCAACAGCGACAATCGCACGTTCAACATGACGACGATTCGCTACGCCATCAACAAGACGACCGGCTGGGCGGATGACGAAGCGAATACCGGCGTCGGCAACGACGGCGGCGCGAGTATTCCGCTCAACTCGGCTCATCCCGGCGGCGTTAACGCGCTGTTAGGCGACGGCTCGGTCCGTTTCATCGCCGAAACGACCGCGCTCGATACTTTGGCTCGTCTCGCGACCCGCGACGACGGTCAGGTGATCGGGGAGTTCTAA
- a CDS encoding ATP-binding protein translates to MSNEAVAALRAALEVSPNNIPLRLHLAKTLADMGRTAEVETELKEALTYDPHNAELKLALAHHFVRTAKSSHALVILEELVARGEATPAARVVLARLLLSDGEVRSAVAHYKEAIDADPDVEDEELSAKLGVGGSWQDSDVVEGRVREMQGAQPDPEPDAPERPKIKFADVGGMSAVKEDIRMKAIYPLEQAEMFAAYGKKVGGGILMYGPPGCGKTYLARATAGEINASFLSIGINDVLEMWIGQSERNLHAIFEQARRNAPCVLFFDEVDALGARRSDMVSGAARQIINQFLAELDGVDSDNEGVVILAATNAPWHIDAAFRRPGRFDRVIFVPPPDAPARAEVLEVQLRGKPQKNIDAAKIAKLTEGYSGADLKAIVDLAIEAKLAEAMRTGVPLPLTTEDLLAALKRVNASTKEWFATAKNYAVFSNQGGVYDDILKYLKL, encoded by the coding sequence ATGTCGAATGAAGCTGTCGCTGCGCTGCGAGCCGCGCTAGAAGTTTCCCCCAATAACATCCCGCTCCGCCTGCACTTAGCCAAAACCTTGGCCGATATGGGGCGGACGGCGGAAGTGGAGACGGAACTGAAAGAGGCGCTCACCTACGATCCGCACAATGCGGAGCTAAAGCTGGCGCTGGCCCATCATTTTGTGCGGACGGCGAAATCGAGCCACGCGCTGGTGATCCTGGAGGAACTTGTCGCCCGCGGCGAAGCGACGCCTGCCGCTCGGGTCGTCCTGGCCCGTTTGCTCCTTTCGGATGGCGAAGTGCGCAGCGCCGTCGCCCACTACAAAGAGGCGATCGACGCCGATCCGGACGTCGAAGATGAGGAACTGTCGGCCAAGCTCGGCGTCGGCGGCTCGTGGCAAGATTCCGACGTCGTCGAAGGACGCGTCCGCGAGATGCAAGGGGCTCAGCCCGATCCAGAACCTGACGCGCCGGAAAGACCGAAGATCAAATTCGCTGACGTCGGCGGGATGTCGGCTGTCAAAGAAGACATCCGGATGAAGGCGATCTATCCGCTGGAGCAGGCCGAGATGTTCGCCGCTTACGGCAAGAAGGTCGGGGGCGGCATCCTGATGTACGGCCCGCCTGGTTGCGGCAAGACTTATCTCGCTCGCGCCACGGCCGGCGAAATCAATGCGTCGTTTCTGTCGATCGGCATCAACGACGTCCTCGAAATGTGGATCGGGCAAAGCGAACGGAATCTGCACGCGATCTTTGAACAAGCCCGCCGCAACGCTCCCTGCGTGCTGTTCTTCGATGAGGTCGACGCGCTTGGCGCACGTCGCAGCGACATGGTGAGCGGCGCCGCGCGACAGATCATCAATCAATTCCTCGCCGAGCTGGACGGCGTTGATTCGGACAACGAAGGGGTCGTCATCTTGGCGGCGACCAACGCCCCGTGGCATATCGATGCGGCGTTTCGTCGCCCCGGTCGCTTTGACCGCGTCATCTTCGTTCCGCCGCCGGACGCGCCGGCCCGGGCCGAAGTGCTGGAAGTGCAGCTCCGCGGCAAACCCCAAAAGAACATCGACGCCGCCAAAATCGCCAAGCTGACCGAAGGGTACTCCGGCGCAGACCTCAAAGCGATCGTCGACTTGGCGATCGAAGCGAAACTGGCCGAAGCGATGCGGACCGGCGTCCCGCTGCCGCTGACCACTGAAGACTTGCTAGCCGCACTGAAGCGAGTGAACGCGTCGACCAAAGAATGGTTCGCCACCGCGAAAAACTACGCCGTCTTCTCCAACCAAGGCGGCGTCTACGATGACATCCTGAAGTACTTGAAACTGTGA
- a CDS encoding tetratricopeptide repeat protein, producing the protein MIEAQIQHARLLMQQERYDKAAESLQAALSQQPDNPLAHALIAVCLGQEEKFDQATHHIQEALRMAPSVALVHAIQADLFYKRNRPEEGLEAAKRAVELEPDSPANYAACARGFILLKQWAKAQECAELGLAIDAEDVGCLNLRAVAQRQQGKTGDANESLRTAMERDPDNPYSHANLGWSLLQQGNREEAIQHFGEALRLEPGLEMAQAGLIEALKSRNTLYAWMLRYFLWMATLSGGKQWMILIGGYVAYRVVFSFTKNNPDWAPYSTPILALYIAFAVMTWIASPLFDLVLRLDRYGRLILTKEQIRTSNMIGLCLIGVLAGLLLYPFALTRLPLSVAWFPTLLVSASFGVLLPVLSRIYACDKGWPRNVTIAMAAVLGLGSLLCIAAGTISLFLPAEQMNMVLVAISSPFYLLCVGALISQFALNYLVGVRVRR; encoded by the coding sequence ATGATTGAAGCCCAAATCCAGCATGCCCGCTTGCTGATGCAGCAAGAGCGTTACGACAAAGCCGCCGAGTCGCTCCAAGCGGCCCTCTCCCAACAGCCTGACAACCCGCTCGCCCATGCGCTGATCGCCGTGTGCCTGGGACAAGAGGAGAAGTTCGACCAGGCGACCCACCACATCCAAGAAGCGTTGCGGATGGCGCCGTCGGTCGCGCTGGTGCATGCGATCCAAGCCGACTTGTTCTACAAGCGAAACCGTCCCGAAGAAGGCCTGGAAGCGGCCAAGCGGGCGGTCGAACTCGAACCAGACTCGCCGGCGAATTACGCCGCCTGCGCCCGCGGCTTCATTTTGCTGAAGCAATGGGCGAAAGCGCAAGAATGCGCCGAGCTTGGCTTGGCGATCGACGCGGAAGACGTCGGCTGTTTGAACCTTCGCGCCGTCGCTCAGCGTCAGCAAGGAAAGACGGGAGACGCCAACGAGTCGCTGCGAACGGCAATGGAGCGCGATCCGGACAATCCCTACTCGCACGCGAATCTCGGTTGGTCGCTCTTGCAGCAAGGGAACCGAGAGGAGGCGATCCAGCACTTTGGCGAGGCGCTGCGGCTGGAGCCGGGTCTGGAAATGGCTCAGGCCGGCCTGATCGAAGCGCTCAAGTCGCGCAACACCCTCTACGCGTGGATGCTGAGGTATTTCCTCTGGATGGCGACTCTCTCCGGTGGAAAGCAATGGATGATCCTGATCGGCGGCTACGTCGCCTATCGGGTCGTTTTTAGCTTCACGAAGAACAATCCCGACTGGGCGCCTTACTCCACCCCAATCTTGGCGCTGTACATCGCGTTTGCAGTGATGACCTGGATTGCGAGCCCGCTGTTCGACTTGGTGCTCCGACTCGATCGCTATGGGCGATTGATTCTCACCAAGGAGCAAATTCGAACCTCGAACATGATCGGGCTCTGCCTGATCGGCGTCTTGGCTGGGCTGTTGCTCTATCCCTTCGCGTTAACGCGTTTGCCGCTGAGCGTCGCCTGGTTTCCGACGCTGCTCGTTTCCGCATCGTTCGGCGTATTGCTGCCGGTCCTGTCGCGCATCTACGCGTGCGACAAAGGTTGGCCGCGGAACGTGACGATCGCGATGGCGGCCGTGTTAGGTCTCGGCAGCTTGCTCTGCATCGCCGCCGGAACGATCTCGCTCTTCTTGCCGGCCGAGCAGATGAATATGGTCCTCGTCGCGATTTCGTCGCCGTTTTATCTCCTCTGCGTCGGAGCGCTCATCTCGCAATTCGCGCTGAACTATCTCGTCGGCGTGCGTGTGCGACGTTAG
- the hemP gene encoding hemin uptake protein HemP — translation MDSEPSHSSDEVQNAPLSPDEALSGINAKIVDSNDLMEGSNEILISHKGAVYRLRETRSGKLILQK, via the coding sequence ATGGACAGCGAGCCCTCGCACAGCTCTGACGAAGTTCAAAACGCTCCCCTTTCGCCTGACGAGGCCTTATCCGGAATCAACGCCAAGATCGTCGATTCCAACGACTTGATGGAAGGGAGCAACGAGATCCTGATCTCGCACAAAGGGGCCGTTTATCGACTTCGCGAGACCCGCAGCGGAAAGCTGATTTTGCAAAAATAG
- a CDS encoding rhodanese-like domain-containing protein — MLTISPAQLAEREKSGQPIELIDVRTPAEYREVHASSARNTPLESLDVNGVLKARRLEATQPLYVICRSGKRADQACRKFVAAGYENVVNVEGGTVAWEAAKLPVVRGKKAMALERQVRIAAGSLVLLGAVLGLTVHPYFIGISAFVGAGLIFAGVTDTCGMAMMLARMPWNQVKGEPPANTCSVA, encoded by the coding sequence ATCCTTACTATTTCGCCCGCCCAATTGGCCGAGCGCGAGAAGTCGGGCCAGCCGATCGAGTTGATCGATGTCCGTACGCCGGCCGAATACCGCGAGGTCCATGCTTCCTCGGCTCGGAATACGCCGCTGGAATCGCTTGACGTCAACGGCGTGTTGAAAGCTCGTCGGCTTGAGGCGACGCAGCCGCTCTACGTGATTTGCCGCAGCGGCAAGCGGGCCGATCAGGCCTGCCGCAAGTTTGTGGCCGCTGGCTATGAAAACGTCGTGAACGTCGAAGGGGGAACTGTGGCCTGGGAAGCGGCCAAGTTGCCGGTCGTTCGCGGAAAGAAAGCGATGGCGCTGGAACGTCAGGTTCGTATCGCCGCCGGATCGTTGGTGTTGTTGGGCGCCGTGTTGGGACTAACCGTGCACCCGTACTTCATCGGCATTTCGGCCTTCGTCGGAGCGGGGCTGATCTTCGCCGGCGTTACCGATACCTGCGGTATGGCGATGATGTTGGCGCGCATGCCGTGGAACCAGGTGAAGGGCGAGCCGCCGGCGAATACTTGCAGCGTCGCCTAA